In Plodia interpunctella isolate USDA-ARS_2022_Savannah chromosome 22, ilPloInte3.2, whole genome shotgun sequence, the following proteins share a genomic window:
- the LOC128679616 gene encoding trafficking protein particle complex subunit 12 isoform X1, whose product MDNKPSLSQYFGDTETPPVSQFFDEIGTSPSDMIQSVYLGDGEDIKTTGSALFAQNMTVSFTHSATQEMQFTNVIPTVSSATAVPATSLPDPSTFFDTIGPEPQIGSGKSNLVNPSVITDALDGLSLKNQPVDKEADRRRDAWIPNDEAKKTLIKAQSSPKGSFFPEREVLTMPGLVLEEELPDALQEVAVKHLGVSSAGARAVVRAEHVSRDEAGLRELLRTGCLRAAVNLTTVLLTNVTQGAGRMHRPSKHTPRSLQLWLTRFAVLLRISAECKEEYERVMHLFNSRLNDPLVKEAEPFGDFSKPDMFYQFYPDTYENRTGSLVPFALRLLIAELPGHVGKPEQSLDRLYAMLDIIQTMLSNLKEGKTEDGTGIITSEQDKTESLRLWSGREVRVLHSIVNCAIVLKDYRLATKILQNLEQTSDSVALKRALSSAQCRVALLGGRERAAAGCCAAGRQLRLHLCPTPDVREYVDLGLIDIARGKYQDAYNNFARAADQEPTNIMVANNLSVCLLYMGRLKEAIAILQKAINSDPERGLNESLLINLCTLYELESSKTNEKKRNLLTMLCKYKSDTIPNVLECLKLS is encoded by the exons ATGGATAATAAACCGTCTCTTAGTCAATATTTTGGGGACACGGAAACGCCGCCCGTTTCTCagttttttgatgaaataggAACATCGCCGTCAGACATGATACAAAGCGTTTATCTGGGAGACGGCGaag atataaaaacaacagGCAGTGCGCTTTTTGCTCAAAATATGACTGTGTCTTTTACCCATTCAGCGACCCAAGAAATGCAGTTTACTAACGTTATTCCTACTGTGAGTAGCGCTACAGCCGTACCAGCGACCAGTCTGCCCGATccgtcaacgtttttcgataCTATAGGCCCTGAACCACAAATTGGGTCTGGAAAAAGTAACTTGGTCAATCCTTCAGTGATTACAGATGCCCTGGATGGTCTAAGTTTAaag aaCCAGCCAGTGGATAAAGAAGCTGACAGGAGAAGAGATGCCTGGATCCCTAATGATGAAGCTAAAAAGACCCTCATTAAG gcACAATCATCACCTAAAGGCTCATTCTTTCCTGAAAGAGAAGTATTAACAATGCCCGGATTGGTTCTTGAGGAGGAATTG CCTGACGCCCTCCAAGAGGTGGCAGTGAAGCACCTGGGAGTGAGTTCAGCGGGAGCCCGCGCTGTGGTCCGCGCGGAGCACGTGAGCCGCGACGAGGCCGGGCTGCGGGAGCTGCTGCGCACTGGCTGTCTGCGCGCGGCTGTCAACCTCACCACTGTGCTGCTCACTAATGTTACTCAGG GTGCCGGCCGCATGCATCGGCCATCAAAGCACACGCCCCGCAGTTTACAGTTGTGGCTCACTCGCTTTGCTGTTCTGTTGAGGATCAG CGCCGAATGTAAAGAAGAATATGAGAGAGTTATGCATCTATTTAACTCCAGGCTAAACGATCCGCTGGTGAAGGAAGCCGAACCATTTGGGGACTTCAGCAAACCAGACATGTTCTATCAG TTCTACCCGGACACGTACGAGAATCGAACCGGCAGTCTAGTTCCGTTTGCCCTGCGGCTTCTGATCGCTGAGTTACCGGGGCACGTGGGGAAGCCTGAGCAGTCTTTGGATAGGCTGTATGCTATGTTGGATATTATACAGacg ATGTTGTCAAATCTCAAAGAAGGCAAGACGGAAGATGGCACCGGAATCATCACGTCGGAGCAAGATAAAACTGAGTCGTTGCGTCTCTGGTCCGGGAGGGAGGTCAGGGTTCTACACTCTATTGTCAACTGCGCTATTGTTTTGAAG GACTATCGTCTAGCAACCAAGATCCTACAGAATCTAGAGCAGACGAGCGACAGCGTCGCGCTGAAGCGGGCGCTGAGCAGCGCGCAGTGCCGCGTGGCGCTGCTCGGCGGGCGCGAGCGCGCGGCGGCCGGCTGCTGCGCCGCGGGCCGCCAGCTGCGGCTGCACTT ATGCCCCACTCCCGACGTGCGGGAGTACGTTGACCTCGGTCTCATAGACATCGCCCGCGGGAAATATCAAGACGCGTACAATAACTTCGCGCGCGCCGCCGACCAAGAGCCTACCAATATTATG gTGGCAAACAACCTATCCGTGTGCCTCCTGTATATGGGCCGTCTGAAGGAAGCTATAGCTATCCTACAAAAAGCTATCAACTCAGACCCGGAGAGGGGGCTCAACGAAAGCTTACTCATAAACCTGTGCACTCTTTACGAACTGGAGTCGTCGAAAACGAATGAAAAGAAACGAAATTTGTTAACTATGTTGTGTAAATACAAAAGTGACACGATACCTAATGTCTTAGAATGTCTGAAGCTTAGTTAG
- the LOC128679616 gene encoding trafficking protein particle complex subunit 12 isoform X3 — protein MDNKPSLSQYFGDTETPPVSQFFDEIGTSPSDMIQSVYLGDGEATQEMQFTNVIPTVSSATAVPATSLPDPSTFFDTIGPEPQIGSGKSNLVNPSVITDALDGLSLKNQPVDKEADRRRDAWIPNDEAKKTLIKAQSSPKGSFFPEREVLTMPGLVLEEELPDALQEVAVKHLGVSSAGARAVVRAEHVSRDEAGLRELLRTGCLRAAVNLTTVLLTNVTQGAGRMHRPSKHTPRSLQLWLTRFAVLLRISAECKEEYERVMHLFNSRLNDPLVKEAEPFGDFSKPDMFYQFYPDTYENRTGSLVPFALRLLIAELPGHVGKPEQSLDRLYAMLDIIQTMLSNLKEGKTEDGTGIITSEQDKTESLRLWSGREVRVLHSIVNCAIVLKDYRLATKILQNLEQTSDSVALKRALSSAQCRVALLGGRERAAAGCCAAGRQLRLHLCPTPDVREYVDLGLIDIARGKYQDAYNNFARAADQEPTNIMVANNLSVCLLYMGRLKEAIAILQKAINSDPERGLNESLLINLCTLYELESSKTNEKKRNLLTMLCKYKSDTIPNVLECLKLS, from the exons ATGGATAATAAACCGTCTCTTAGTCAATATTTTGGGGACACGGAAACGCCGCCCGTTTCTCagttttttgatgaaataggAACATCGCCGTCAGACATGATACAAAGCGTTTATCTGGGAGACGGCGaag CGACCCAAGAAATGCAGTTTACTAACGTTATTCCTACTGTGAGTAGCGCTACAGCCGTACCAGCGACCAGTCTGCCCGATccgtcaacgtttttcgataCTATAGGCCCTGAACCACAAATTGGGTCTGGAAAAAGTAACTTGGTCAATCCTTCAGTGATTACAGATGCCCTGGATGGTCTAAGTTTAaag aaCCAGCCAGTGGATAAAGAAGCTGACAGGAGAAGAGATGCCTGGATCCCTAATGATGAAGCTAAAAAGACCCTCATTAAG gcACAATCATCACCTAAAGGCTCATTCTTTCCTGAAAGAGAAGTATTAACAATGCCCGGATTGGTTCTTGAGGAGGAATTG CCTGACGCCCTCCAAGAGGTGGCAGTGAAGCACCTGGGAGTGAGTTCAGCGGGAGCCCGCGCTGTGGTCCGCGCGGAGCACGTGAGCCGCGACGAGGCCGGGCTGCGGGAGCTGCTGCGCACTGGCTGTCTGCGCGCGGCTGTCAACCTCACCACTGTGCTGCTCACTAATGTTACTCAGG GTGCCGGCCGCATGCATCGGCCATCAAAGCACACGCCCCGCAGTTTACAGTTGTGGCTCACTCGCTTTGCTGTTCTGTTGAGGATCAG CGCCGAATGTAAAGAAGAATATGAGAGAGTTATGCATCTATTTAACTCCAGGCTAAACGATCCGCTGGTGAAGGAAGCCGAACCATTTGGGGACTTCAGCAAACCAGACATGTTCTATCAG TTCTACCCGGACACGTACGAGAATCGAACCGGCAGTCTAGTTCCGTTTGCCCTGCGGCTTCTGATCGCTGAGTTACCGGGGCACGTGGGGAAGCCTGAGCAGTCTTTGGATAGGCTGTATGCTATGTTGGATATTATACAGacg ATGTTGTCAAATCTCAAAGAAGGCAAGACGGAAGATGGCACCGGAATCATCACGTCGGAGCAAGATAAAACTGAGTCGTTGCGTCTCTGGTCCGGGAGGGAGGTCAGGGTTCTACACTCTATTGTCAACTGCGCTATTGTTTTGAAG GACTATCGTCTAGCAACCAAGATCCTACAGAATCTAGAGCAGACGAGCGACAGCGTCGCGCTGAAGCGGGCGCTGAGCAGCGCGCAGTGCCGCGTGGCGCTGCTCGGCGGGCGCGAGCGCGCGGCGGCCGGCTGCTGCGCCGCGGGCCGCCAGCTGCGGCTGCACTT ATGCCCCACTCCCGACGTGCGGGAGTACGTTGACCTCGGTCTCATAGACATCGCCCGCGGGAAATATCAAGACGCGTACAATAACTTCGCGCGCGCCGCCGACCAAGAGCCTACCAATATTATG gTGGCAAACAACCTATCCGTGTGCCTCCTGTATATGGGCCGTCTGAAGGAAGCTATAGCTATCCTACAAAAAGCTATCAACTCAGACCCGGAGAGGGGGCTCAACGAAAGCTTACTCATAAACCTGTGCACTCTTTACGAACTGGAGTCGTCGAAAACGAATGAAAAGAAACGAAATTTGTTAACTATGTTGTGTAAATACAAAAGTGACACGATACCTAATGTCTTAGAATGTCTGAAGCTTAGTTAG
- the LOC128679616 gene encoding trafficking protein particle complex subunit 12 isoform X2 produces MDNKPSLSQYFGDTETPPVSQFFDEIGTSPSDMIQSVYLGDGEDIKTTGSALFAQNMTVSFTHSATQEMQFTNVIPTVSSATAVPATSLPDPSTFFDTIGPEPQIGSGKSNLVNPSVITDALDGLSLKNQPVDKEADRRRDAWIPNDEAKKTLIKAQSSPKGSFFPEREVLTMPGLVLEEELPDALQEVAVKHLGVSSAGARAVVRAEHVSRDEAGLRELLRTGCLRAAVNLTTVLLTNVTQGAGRMHRPSKHTPRSLQLWLTRFAVLLRIRLNDPLVKEAEPFGDFSKPDMFYQFYPDTYENRTGSLVPFALRLLIAELPGHVGKPEQSLDRLYAMLDIIQTMLSNLKEGKTEDGTGIITSEQDKTESLRLWSGREVRVLHSIVNCAIVLKDYRLATKILQNLEQTSDSVALKRALSSAQCRVALLGGRERAAAGCCAAGRQLRLHLCPTPDVREYVDLGLIDIARGKYQDAYNNFARAADQEPTNIMVANNLSVCLLYMGRLKEAIAILQKAINSDPERGLNESLLINLCTLYELESSKTNEKKRNLLTMLCKYKSDTIPNVLECLKLS; encoded by the exons ATGGATAATAAACCGTCTCTTAGTCAATATTTTGGGGACACGGAAACGCCGCCCGTTTCTCagttttttgatgaaataggAACATCGCCGTCAGACATGATACAAAGCGTTTATCTGGGAGACGGCGaag atataaaaacaacagGCAGTGCGCTTTTTGCTCAAAATATGACTGTGTCTTTTACCCATTCAGCGACCCAAGAAATGCAGTTTACTAACGTTATTCCTACTGTGAGTAGCGCTACAGCCGTACCAGCGACCAGTCTGCCCGATccgtcaacgtttttcgataCTATAGGCCCTGAACCACAAATTGGGTCTGGAAAAAGTAACTTGGTCAATCCTTCAGTGATTACAGATGCCCTGGATGGTCTAAGTTTAaag aaCCAGCCAGTGGATAAAGAAGCTGACAGGAGAAGAGATGCCTGGATCCCTAATGATGAAGCTAAAAAGACCCTCATTAAG gcACAATCATCACCTAAAGGCTCATTCTTTCCTGAAAGAGAAGTATTAACAATGCCCGGATTGGTTCTTGAGGAGGAATTG CCTGACGCCCTCCAAGAGGTGGCAGTGAAGCACCTGGGAGTGAGTTCAGCGGGAGCCCGCGCTGTGGTCCGCGCGGAGCACGTGAGCCGCGACGAGGCCGGGCTGCGGGAGCTGCTGCGCACTGGCTGTCTGCGCGCGGCTGTCAACCTCACCACTGTGCTGCTCACTAATGTTACTCAGG GTGCCGGCCGCATGCATCGGCCATCAAAGCACACGCCCCGCAGTTTACAGTTGTGGCTCACTCGCTTTGCTGTTCTGTTGAGGATCAG GCTAAACGATCCGCTGGTGAAGGAAGCCGAACCATTTGGGGACTTCAGCAAACCAGACATGTTCTATCAG TTCTACCCGGACACGTACGAGAATCGAACCGGCAGTCTAGTTCCGTTTGCCCTGCGGCTTCTGATCGCTGAGTTACCGGGGCACGTGGGGAAGCCTGAGCAGTCTTTGGATAGGCTGTATGCTATGTTGGATATTATACAGacg ATGTTGTCAAATCTCAAAGAAGGCAAGACGGAAGATGGCACCGGAATCATCACGTCGGAGCAAGATAAAACTGAGTCGTTGCGTCTCTGGTCCGGGAGGGAGGTCAGGGTTCTACACTCTATTGTCAACTGCGCTATTGTTTTGAAG GACTATCGTCTAGCAACCAAGATCCTACAGAATCTAGAGCAGACGAGCGACAGCGTCGCGCTGAAGCGGGCGCTGAGCAGCGCGCAGTGCCGCGTGGCGCTGCTCGGCGGGCGCGAGCGCGCGGCGGCCGGCTGCTGCGCCGCGGGCCGCCAGCTGCGGCTGCACTT ATGCCCCACTCCCGACGTGCGGGAGTACGTTGACCTCGGTCTCATAGACATCGCCCGCGGGAAATATCAAGACGCGTACAATAACTTCGCGCGCGCCGCCGACCAAGAGCCTACCAATATTATG gTGGCAAACAACCTATCCGTGTGCCTCCTGTATATGGGCCGTCTGAAGGAAGCTATAGCTATCCTACAAAAAGCTATCAACTCAGACCCGGAGAGGGGGCTCAACGAAAGCTTACTCATAAACCTGTGCACTCTTTACGAACTGGAGTCGTCGAAAACGAATGAAAAGAAACGAAATTTGTTAACTATGTTGTGTAAATACAAAAGTGACACGATACCTAATGTCTTAGAATGTCTGAAGCTTAGTTAG